In one window of Temnothorax longispinosus isolate EJ_2023e chromosome 11, Tlon_JGU_v1, whole genome shotgun sequence DNA:
- the Hmgs gene encoding hydroxymethylglutaryl-CoA synthase 1, which translates to MSRPKDVGILALEVYFPAQYVEQKELEAFDGVSAGKYTIGLGQSRMGFCNDREDINSLCLTVTHRLLERYNVKPRDIGRLEVGTETILDKSKSVKTVLMQLFEPHDCTDIEGADITNACYGGTAALFNAINWVDSSAWDGRLALVVAADNAVYSTGSARPTGGAGAIAILVGPDAPLVSDGLRANCMKHAYDFYKPDLRSEYPVVDGKLSIQCYLSALDSCYQLYRKKVRSKSPGESPVTLTNFDAMLFHSPYCKLVRKSFARLAFIDFKNMSENQIPDGYKDAMKFHATKLEDTYFNQDIEKTFMQLSKVDFEQKTQPSLLIANQVGNMYTPSVYSGLVSLLISKPINELAGNKIGIFSYGSGLCSSMYSLTVARDTREGSGLSKIVTALSYVKSQLEGRHCISPEDYTKVLASRERNCHVVPFIPESSIDDMFPDTYYLMQVDEKYRRTYKRV; encoded by the coding sequence ATGTCAAGGCCAAAGGACGTCGGTATCCTGGCCCTGGAGGTCTACTTCCCAGCACAGTACGTGGAGCAGAAGGAGTTGGAGGCATTTGACGGCGTGTCAGCAGGCAAGTACACGATTGGCCTGGGCCAGTCGCGAATGGGATTTTGTAATGACCGGGAGGACATCAACTCGTTGTGCCTAACTGTTACCCACCGGTTGCTGGAACGTTATAATGTCAAGCCACGGGACATCGGTAGATTGGAGGTTGGCACCGAAACCATCCTCGACAAGAGCAAGTCGGTTAAGACCGTGCTGATGCAGCTGTTTGAGCCACACGATTGCACCGACATCGAGGGCGCGGATATCACCAACGCGTGCTACGGCGGCACCGCCGCGCTCTTCAACGCGATCAATTGGGTGGACAGCAGCGCCTGGGATGGTAGACTCGCCCTAGTCGTTGCAGCCGATAACGCGGTGTACTCTACGGGTAGCGCCAGGCCCACCGGCGGCGCAGGTGCGATAGCCATCTTGGTAGGTCCAGACGCGCCTCTCGTGTCCGATGGTCTCCGGGCTAACTGCATGAAGCACGCTTACGACTTCTACAAGCCGGACCTACGCTCCGAGTATCCTGTCGTAGACGGCAAGCTGTCGATCCAGTGCTATCTCAGCGCTCTGGACAGCTGTTATCAGCTGTACCGCAAAAAAGTCAGGAGCAAGAGCCCTGGCGAGAGCCCTGTGACGTTGACCAACTTCGACGCGATGCTCTTCCACTCGCCATATTGTAAACTCGTACGAAAATCGTTCGCCAGGTTGGCCTTCATCGACTTCAAAAACATGTCGGAGAATCAGATCCCCGACGGTTATAAGGACGCGATGAAATTCCATGCCACCAAGCTCGAGGACACCTACTTCAACCAGGACATCGAGAAGACCTTCATGCAATTGAGCAAAGTGGACTTCGAGCAAAAGACCCAACCCAGCCTGCTGATAGCAAACCAAGTTGGAAACATGTACACGCCATCGGTGTACTCTGGTTTAGTATCGTTGCTCATATCAAAGCCGATAAATGAATTGGCAGGTAACAAGATCGGCATATTTTCCTACGGCTCGGGCCTATGCTCCAGCATGTACTCGTTGACGGTAGCAAGGGACACGCGAGAAGGTTCTGGCTTGTCGAAGATCGTCACCGCTCTTTCTTACGTCAAGTCGCAATTAGAGGGACGTCACTGCATTTCTCCGGAGGACTACACCAAAGTGCTGGCATCGAGGGAACGAAATTGCCACGTTGTGCCATTTATTCCAGAGAGTAGTATAGACGACATGTTCCCGGACACATATTACTTAATGCAGGTGGATGAAAAGTACAGGAGGACTTATAAGAGAGTATGA